From the genome of Vulpes lagopus strain Blue_001 chromosome 2, ASM1834538v1, whole genome shotgun sequence, one region includes:
- the CUZD1 gene encoding CUB and zona pellucida-like domain-containing protein 1, with amino-acid sequence MEAVRRLVLLAFLLVPCLADLNLTKSEGKSSCQASLGGSSQSDAHRALILNLHSNENCTWTLERPENKSIRIIFSYFQLDPDGPCESENIKVFDGNSTKASLLGKVCSKHDYIPVFESSSSTLTVQIVTDSVESQRTVFIFYYFFSSGTSIPNCGGYLDSPKGSFTSPNYPNAHPALAYCVWHIQVEKGYKIKLNFKDIFIEADEHCRFDFIAVYDGSSTTSGLMGEVCGYAKPTFESSSDSLTVVLSTDYANSYRGFSASYTSIYAENINTTSLTCSSDKMRIIINKSYLESFTYNENNLQLNDPTCRPKISNVIDFSIPLDGCGTIKKVEDHSVTYTNIITLNPSPTSEVITRQKHLQIILKCEMEQNSTVEMMYITEDDIIQNESALGKYNTSMSLFESSSFAKPILESPYYVDLNQTLFVQVSLYTSDPNLVVFLDTCRASPTPDFASPTYDLIKSGCNQDETCKVYPLSEHYGRFQFNAFKFLNSLGSVYLQCKILICDSGDHQSRCSQGCVSRTKRDLSSYKWKTDAVIGPIRLKRDRSASGNTGFQDQIHKEETQSQPFSSLHLFSFTVLALNLVIVAVIITRHFVNQRTDYKYQKLQNMN; translated from the exons CGTCCTTTTAGCCTTCTTACTGGTGCCATGTTTGGCAGACTTGAACTTGACTAAGTCTGAAG GCAAATCAAGTTGCCAGGCCAGTTTGGGAGGCTCCAGTCAATCAGATGCCCACAGAGCCCTAATCCTGAACCTCCATTCCAATGAGAACTGTACCTGGACACTAGAAAgaccagaaaacaaaagcatCAGAATCATCTTTTCCTACTTCCA GCTTGATCCTGATGGACCGTGTGAAAGTGAAAACATTAAAGTTTTTGATGGAAACTCTACCAAGGCGTCTCTGCTAGGCAAAGTCTGCAGTAAACATGACTACATTCCTGTTTTTGAGTCATCATCCAGTACGTTAACGGTTCAAATAGTCACCGACTCTGTAGAAAGCCAAAGAACTGTCTTCATCTTCTACTACTTCTTCTCTTCTGGCACCT CTATTCCAAACTGTGGTGGTTACTTGGACAGCCCCAAAGGATCCTTTACCAGCCCCAATTACCCAAATGCGCATCCTGCACTGGCTTATTGTGTGTGGCACATACAAGTGGAGAAAGGTtataagataaaattaaactTCAAAGACATTTT CATAGAAGCGGACGAACACTGCAGATTTGATTTCATTGCTGTCTATGATGGCTCCTCCACCACCTCTGGCCTGATGGGAGAAGTGTGTGGCTATGCGAAGCCCACCTTTGAATCCTCGTCAGACTCACTGACCGTCGTACTATCGACAGATTACGCCAACTCCTACCGGGGTTTCTCTGCTTCCTATACTTCAATTTATGCAGAAAATATCAACACTA CGTCTTTAACTTGCTCTTCTGACAAGATGAGAatcatcataaataaatcttacctGGAATCATTTACATACAATGAGAATAACTTACAACTGAATGACCCAACTTGCAGACCAAAGATATCCAATGTGATAGACTTTTCTATCCCTCTTGATGGATGTGGTACAATCAAAAAG GTAGAAGATCATTCTGTGACTTACACCAATATCATCACTCTCAATCCGTCCCCCACGTCTGAAGTGATCACCCGTCAGAAACATCTTCAGATTATTCTGAAGTGTGAAATGGAACAGAATTCCACTGTGGAGATGATGTACATAACGGAAGACGACATAATACAAAATGAAAGTGCGCTGGGCAAATATAACACAAGCATGTCCCTTTTTGAGTCTAGTTCATTTGCAAAGCCTATACTGGAGTCACCATATTACGTGGATTTGAACCAAACTCTCTTTGTTCAAGTCAGTCTGTATACCTCGGATCCAAATTTGGTGGTGTTCCTGGACACCTGTAGAGCCTCTCCCACACCTGACTTTGCATCTCCAACTTATGACCTAATCAAGAGTGG ATGTAATCAGGATGAGACTTGTAAGGTGTATCCCTTATCTGAACACTATGGAAGATTCCAATTTAATGCCTTTAAGTTCTTGAACAGTCTGGGCTCCGTGTATCTACAGTGTAAGATTTTGATATGTGATAGTGGTGACCATCAGTCTCGATGCAGCCAAGGCTGTGTCTCTAGAACGAAACGAGACCTTTCTTCATACAAATGGAAGACCGATGCTGTCATAGGACCTATTCGTCTGAAAAGGGATCGAAGTGCAAGTGGAAATACAG GATTTCAGGATCAGATACACAAAGAAGAAACTCAGAGTCAACCTTTCAGTAGTCTGCATCTATTTTCATTCACGGTCCTTGCTCTGAATCTCGTGATTGTGGCCGTGATCATAACAAGGCATTTTGTGAATCAGAGAACGGACTACAAATACCAGAAGCTTCAGAATATGAACTAA